One stretch of Oncorhynchus clarkii lewisi isolate Uvic-CL-2024 chromosome 1, UVic_Ocla_1.0, whole genome shotgun sequence DNA includes these proteins:
- the LOC139418468 gene encoding glutamate--tRNA ligase-like, translating to MKTTLTKIRTLKTQTEIRTLKTHTEIRTLKTHLEIRTLNTQTEIRTLNTQTKIRTLKTQTEIRSLMTQTEIRTLITQTEIRTLKTQTEIRTLKTHTEFRTLNTQTEFRTLKTQTEIRTLKTQTEFITLNNQIEIRTLKTHTEFRTLNTQTEFRTLKTHTGIRTIKTHTEFRTLNTQTESRTLKTQTEIRTLKTHSEFRTLKTQTEFRTLKTQTRTLKTQTEIRTLNTKTEIRTLNTQTEIRTLNTETEFRTLKTQTEIRTLKTQTEFRTLKTQTEIRTLNTQTEISTLKTQTRTLKTQTEIRTLKSSLLETQTKR from the exons ATGAAAACGACCCTG ACAAAGATCAGAACCCTCAAGACCCAGACCGAGATCAGAACCCTCAAGACCCACACCGAGATCAGAACCCTCAAGACCCACCTCGAGATCAGAACACTCAACACCCAGACCGAGATCAGAACACTCAACACCCAGACCAAGATCAGAACCCTCAAGACCCAGACCGAGATCAGAAGCCTCATGACCCAGACCGAGATCAGAACCCTTATAACCCAAACCGAGATCAGAACCCTCAAGACCCAGACCGAGATCAGAACCCTCAAGACCCACACCGAGTTCAGAACCCTCAATACCCAGACAGAGTTCAGAACCCTCAAGACCCAGACCGAGATCAGAACCCTCAAGACCCAGACCGAGTTCATAACCCTCAATAACCAGATCGAGATCAGAACCCTCAAGACCCACACCGAGTTCAGAACCCTCAATACGCAGACAGAGTTCAGAACCCTCAAGACCCATACTGGGATCAGAACCATCAAGACCCACACCGAGTTCAGAACCCTCAATACGCAGACAGAGTCCAGAACCCTTAAGACTCAGACCGAGATCAGAACCCTCAAGACCCACTCTGAGTTCAGAACCCTCAAGACCCAGACCGAGTTTAGAACCCTCAAGACCCAGACCAGAACCCTCAAGACCCAGACCGAGATCAGAACCCTCAATACCAAAACAGAGATCAGAACCCTCAATACCCAGACCGAGATCAGAACCCTCAATACCGAGACAGAGTTCAGAACCCTCAAGACCCAGACCGAGATCAGAACCCTCAAGACCCAGACAGAGTTCAGAACCCTCAAGACCCAGACCGAGATCAGAACCCTCAATACCCAAACAGAGATCAGTACCCTCAAGACCCAGACCAGAACCCTCAAGACCCAGACCGAGATCAGAACCCTCAAGAGCAGCCTCCTTGAAACTCAGACCAAGAGGTAG
- the LOC139415545 gene encoding cortexin-1-like: MNDVPTLDYELLLSPGPSLPGAPSSPPLVGGDAEQRTAFAFVGLLMLFLVFLLVRCFRILLDPYSRMPSSSWTEHKEGAERGQFDYALV; encoded by the coding sequence ATGAATGATGTCCCCACTCTGGACTATGAGCTGCTGCTGTCCCCTGGGCCCTCCCTCCCTGGGGCCCCCAGCAGTCCTCCTCTGGTGGGGGGTGACGCAGAGCAGAGGACGGCCTTTGCCTTCGTGGGGCTCCTCATGCTCTTCCTTGTCTTCCTGCTGGTGCGCTGCTTCCGCATCCTGCTGGATCCCTACAGCCGCATGCCATCCTCCTCCTGGACCGAACACAAAGAGGGTGCAGAGAGGGGGCAGTTTGACTACGCCCTGGTCTag